The stretch of DNA GCGGTTTTGTTATGACGTTTACCGATATTACCCAATACCGTTTGCAGGCCAAGGCATTACAAGAGTCGAACGAGACACTCGAAGCGAGAGTACAAGAACGTACTTATGAGTTATCGATGCTCAACAGCAAACTGCTGGAGTCAAAAGCGCAAGAGGAGATGGCAAATGCCTCTAAGAGTCAGTTTTTAGCCGCGGTAGGACATGACTTGATGCAGCCCCTAAATGCTGCACGACTTTTTACCGCCTCACTCTCGCAGTATCCAAATTTAGACTTAGAGGCAAAGACAACCTTAAGCCACGTCAATAGTTCACTTAAAATTGCAGGGGAGTTGCTTACCGATTTGCTTGATATCTCTAAATTAGATTCAGGCATGGTAGATGTCAATCGTCGGGATTTTGCTATTGCGGACTTGCTTGATGGTTTAACCGTTGAGTTCCAAGCTATGGCAAAAGACTGCATGATTAAATTTAGCTCAATACCCTGTTCAGCAACCATCAACTCGGACCCTAGTTTGCTAAGACGGGTACTGCAAAACTTCCTCACCAATGCTTATCGTTACGCCAAAGGTAATCGTGTGCTATTGGGTTGCCGTTACCGCGAGACTGAACTTGAGATCCAAGTGTTGGATACCGGCTGTGGTATTGATGAGAGTGAAACTCAGGAGATTTTTAAAGAGTTTAAACGACTCGATAACCCAGAAAGTAAAAGTGTCAATGGTTTGGGGTTAGGTTTAGCGATTGCTGATAGAATAAGCCGTGTTTTAGAGCATGAAATTAGTGTGACTTCAATATTGGGCCAAGGCTCTGTATTTTCTATCAGAGTGCCACTGGGCGAAAAAGTGACGGCGCCAATAGCCAAGAAAATACCGTCTTTATTGCAACCATTAGCGGGCATCAAAGTATTATGCATTGATAATGAAGAGGCTATCTTAGCCGGGCTTGAGAGTTTATTGACGCGTTGGCAATGTGAAGTGATTTGCGCCAGTGATTTTGCTGATGCTCGAATTAAATTAGGCCTTAAAGGGGTCGCGCCTGATATCGTTCTTGCCGATTATCACTTGGATAACAATCAAAATGGGGTCGATGCAATGGACGGTGTACGTAGTCTTTATGGCGAGCATTTACCAGGCATTTTGATTACCGCCAATACGCGTAAAGATTTGATTGATGATGTACATGCTCGTGGTTATCACTACATGGCTAAAATGGTCAAACCTGCTGCGCTAAGAGCCTTGATTTCAAGCTTGATAAGAAAAGGGTAGTATAGATACAAAAATGGCACACTGATTAAGCGTGCCATTTTTTATCAATGACTTGTTACTCAACTTTTACTGGCGTTAAACCTTTATCACGAGAATCTACTGCACTTTCGACATCAAATCCGCCTGTTTTCCAACTGTTGGCTTCTTTAGCATCAAAAGATTGGTTCTTCCAGTTACTGGCATTCGTTAGGTTAAAGCCTTGTTTTGACCAACTTTCAGATTGCTCTGGGCTAAATCCACCGCCTTTCCATGCTTGAGCTTGTTCAGCGTTAAAACCAATATCTTTCCATGCTGCAATGTCTCGCTCAGACATGCCTTTCCACGTGGCAGGCGATGACGCACAGGCACTGAGGGCGAAGATCACAATAGCTAAACCGAGTTTTTTCATATCACAGTCCTTCTTTTGAATCGTTACTTAATCTGCCGAACCTGCAGAGAGCAATCCCTGAATACCTATCGACAATGAATTTGTATCATTTTTAAGCTATACCGTTCGCCATCGACGCGCCTTGGGATGAAATTCCAGCACTTTGAACTCATCACCATTTAATGATTAGGGTATTAAATGCTTACTATTGAAGATAGTCGCTGAAATATCACTCGACAAGTTATAGCTTCGAATAGACTAAACAGCCCTCAGTCTGAAGAGAGGTAACAACGGATTAACTTATTTCATCGAGACGAGTATTGGTTTTAAGACTGCTTGACCAAACGATACAGATGGATATACTGAACACAATGTAAAAAATATAAAACAAGAAGTAATCTATTACTCAAAAGGAAATTGTCATGCCAGAACCACGCTGCAACTCATACTATAACGCTACCATTACAGATGAGACTGATTATCCTCAATTAGAGGGCGATATTCGCGTTGATGTTGTGATTGTTGGTGGCGGTTTTACCGGTGTGGCGACGGCGGTAGAGCTGTGTGAAAAGGGCTATAAAGTCGCAATTGTTGAGGCGAATAAGGTAGGTTGGGGGGCGACAGGTCGTAATGGAGGGCAGGTCACCGGTAGTCTTTCTGGCGATGCCGCGATGACTAAGCAATTAAAGAACAAAGTGGGTGCTGAAGCTGAAGATTTTGTGTGGAATATGCGTTGGCGTGGACATGAGATTATTAAAGCCCGAGTCAAAAAATATGCCATTGAATGTGATCTTAAATTTGGCCATTTACACACCGCTTATAAAGCCAGTCATATTGACGAGCTGAAGCAAACCTTCGATGAAGGCTGCCGCCGTGGTATGGAAAGTGAGCTAGCGCTATTATCAAAAGAGCAGTTGCCCGATTACATCAATACGCCTTTGTATCATGCAGGTCTACTTAACAAACGCAATATGCACCTCCATTCAGTCAACCTTTGCATTGGTGAAGCGAGAGCTGCTGAAAGTATGGGAGCGCTGATCTTTGAAGGATCAGCTGTATTGAATATTGAAGACGGTATACTGGCTACTGTCACAACTGCAAAAGGCAAAATCACTGCTAATAGCGTGGTGCTAGCGGGGAATGCCTACCATAAATTAGCGCGTAAAAAGCTACGAGGAATGCTGTTTCCTGCATCGCTTGGCAATTGCGCTACTGCACAATTAACGCCTGAGCAGGCGAAAAACCTTATTCCCAAAGATGTCGCAGTTTATGATACTCGCTTCGTATTGGATTATTATCGTTTAACGGCTGATAATCGCTTGATGTTTGGCGGTGGAACCAATTACTCAGGCCGAGATTCAAAAGATGTTGCCAAGGCACTTAGACCGGCGATTGAGCGAACATTTCCTCAGTTAAAAGGGGTCGAAATAGAATACCAGTGGACGGGAATGGCAGGCATAGTGCTAAACCGTATTCCACAACTGGGCAAAGCATCAGCCAATGTTTTTTATTGCCAAGGTTACTCTGGGCATGGCGTTGCAACGTCCCATATCATGGGTGAAATAATGGCCAATGCTGTTGTTGGAGAGCTACAAGAATTTAGTTTATTTGCTGAAATGTCGCACTTACGGATCCCAGTCAATGAATGGGTTGGAAATCAGGCGCTAGCATTAGGAATGATGTATTACAAAGTGATGGAGAACTTTAGATAGTAAATCAAGCATAAAAAAACCGCATTTTATTGCGGTTTTTTATTGATAATTTTTACTGGGTTAAAGGTCGACTTTTTCCATCTCTAGCTGCTGTAATGCGATAACAGCTTGAGTTCTATTTCGAACGCCGAGCTTTCTGAATATTGCTGTAGCGTGGGCTTTAATCGTGGCTTCTGATACGCCTAAGTCGTAGGCTATCTGCTTATTAAGCAAACCTTCGGCAAACATCTGTAGCACCTTATACTGCTGTGGCGTCAGATCCGATAGCTTACTGGCGACTTGATCGGTGCCATCGTCACTGACCTCTTTTAGCTCAACCCCCTCAGGCAACCAAACATCCCCGAATAGAACCGCTTCGAGTGCTGTTGCAAGTGTCTCCATTGATGAAGACTTAGGAATAAACCCCGAACTACCATAATGAATGGCACGGCTAATAGTCGTATTATCTTCATGAGCGGAGATAACAACCACCGGGAGTTCTTGATAGTGAGTTCTAAGATGGATCAGCGTTGAATAACCGTGAGAGCCGGGCATCTGCAGATCGAGCAATACAACATCATATTCAATGTCTTTATTGTCTAATAGCTTTTGTAGCGCATCAGCGCTATCAGCTTCAAACCATTGGGTATTTGTAAATGCAGATGACAAAGCTTGTCTCAATGCATTTCTAAACAAAGGGTGGTCGTCAGCAATAATTATATTTAAGTTTTCAGGCTTCATGGCTTTATAGGGTTATTTTCGTTGCGCGTGAAGGTGCTTCAATGTAACAGATAAATGATAAGGGGTTCTATGGATTTATTAGGAAAGGTTATAATTTCGCGAAACCTTATACAGAGTTAGACTTTGGTCTAAAGACTAAGCTAGCGTTTAATAGATATGTTTAAGCGTTGAAATAAAGCAATGAGGATTATGCTCATAACCCTCAATCTAAGCGGGTTACTTCGGGGTCCAAACTTTGGTGGGTTTTCTTTCATCATCAACCGCGACAAAGGTAAATACACCGCGTATTGCATGCTCACGATGATCTCGATACATATCTTCAACGAAGATGTTCACTTCAACTTTGATTGAGGTGTTACCCACGTGAACCACTCGCGCAATAATTTCTGCTAACGAGCCAGCAGGGATCGCTTTATTGAAATCGATTTTGTCTGAGCTCACGGTGACTAGCGTTTTACGGCAAAAACGAGTGGCCGCAATAAAAGCCGTCTCATCCATCCAAGATAATGCTTCACCACCAAAAAGGGTATTGTGATGGTTGGTTATTGATGGAAAGACCGCTTTGATCACGCGAGCTTCAGATTGCTCAATTCTAAGCGACATAGCGTCACTAAATTGAGTCGGTGTTTGAGTTAAGGGCATACGGCAACTTAAGGTTATGCATTAATAGGGGCGCGATTATAGTCGTTTGTTGGCATCCAAAAAAGATAATTTATAGCTATGTTGAAATGGACTAAAGTCTACTTGAGCAATAACAATGACTGCATGTCATTGGGTACTGTTTATGTGAGTTTTACTCGCTTTACAATTGCATTTATTTTCAATACCTTGATACACATTCATCGATATGGGAGCTATACAAGGGATCAACATTCGAACTATTTGTATGGCTAGATAGGGTAAAAGGAAAAACGTCAATGCACCAGATAAAACGTAAAGATAAGCTATCACAGCAGGAGCAAAGTACGATTTGGGATGGCATTGAAGGTTTTAGCCAAACTCAAGTCCCTGCGACTGGACGATATGAACTGGCATTTTTGTTGCGTGATAGTGATGGTTTATTGCTTGGCGGTGTCCAAGGGAATTATGACAATTTTGGCTGGCTATGGATTGATTCGCTATGGGTATCAGCGGCTTTGCGTGGTCAAGGGTATGGTATTCGTTTATTAAATGAAATTGAATCGGAAGCTCGCATTAATGGTTGTAAAAATTCACATTTAACCAGTTTTAGCTATCAAGCTGTTGATTTCTATAAACAGCAAGGCTATCGCGTTTTTGGTGAGCTTGAAGATTACCTTCCAGGACATAGCCGTTGTTGGTTAAGAAAAAACTTGGTTTAAGTATTTTGATTTCAGCATTATGCCGGGTTTGTGCTGCAACGTATTTGGGTAGTTAAGTAACGAGCAGCGAGGAGGACATAAAAAAACGCAGTCACTATCTATAGCTGACTACGTTTTTAAGCGGTTAAATCTTGCTAGTGTATAGCTTTAGAATAAGGTTACTTTTTCAATAACTCGATTCTTGCACGAGATGCTTTAGCTAAATCGCGTAGCAATACTTCTGAGTCTTCCCAGTGAATACAAGCATCGGTAATACTTTTACCATAGATAAGTGATTCACCTGCAACAACCTTTTGATTACCTTCTTCAATAAAGCTTTCAGCCATAATGCCCGCTATTGCGGTAGAGCCTTCGCTCATCTGCTGCATGATAGATTCGGCAACATCAAATTGCTGTTTATGCTTCTTTTGGCTGTTACCGTGGCTAAAATCAACAACGATACGTTGAGTTACACCTACGCTATTAAGTTGTGTTGCCACTTTTTCGATATCAGCTGCATGGTAGTTAGGTTGTTTACCACCGCGTAGAATAATGTGACCAAATGGATTACCGTGCGTGCGGTAAACGGCCATTGCACCGTCTTTATCTGGTGAATAAAAGATATGCGGTGCTTGCGCTGCTCGCACTGCATCGACTGCGATATCTATATTGCCATCGGTACCATTTTTGAAACCTACAGGGCAAGAAAGTGCAGAGGCCATTTCACGGTGAATTTGGCTTTCAGTGGTACGCGCACCAATAGCGCCCCAAGTAATCAGGTCGGCAATGTACTGACCATTGACCATATCAAGAAACTCGGTTGCGATAGGTAGCTTAAGTTCAGAGATCTGCTGTAACAGGTGGCGTGCTTTACGAAGGCCTTTATTAGGGCTAAAGCTACCATCTAGATCTGGATCTGAAATAAGGCCTTTCCAACCAACCGTAGTACGAGGCTTTTCAAAGTAGACGCGCATTAGAATGCACAGGTCATCTTTATATTGCTGGTGCAATTTGGCTAAACGCTGAGCGTACTCGAGTGCGGCTTCAGTATCATGTATCGAACAAGGGCCGATAATGACAAGCAGTCGTTGATCTTCGCCATTGATAATAGCTTCAACTTCACGTCGCTGCTCGACTAGATAGTCTGCTGCGTCTTGCGTTAAAGGGTATTCAGAAGCGAGTTGTGCAGGTGAAATTACCTTACATAATAGGGAGGTGCGTAGTTCGTCTGTTTTAATGGTCATTCACAATACCGAGCGTTTGTATGGGCTTTTTGCCTGATTACTTCGGATTATAACGAATAGTAGCGCTATGCACAGTGGCAAATATGGGAAATTTAGCGCTAATTTGCCTCTTATTTGAAACTATTTGATTTAAGTTATACCCAAGCCGCTTGGAAATGCATAAATCAGGGGGCATTCTCATGTGGCTTGGGCAGTAAGGCTTTTGTTCTAAAAAGCCCTTAATTTGCTTTGGAAGTTTAAAACATGTGGCGCTCTAAACTGGTGGCTTCGAGGATTTTGGTAGCAATCTCTTCAACGGAATGATTGGTGGTGTTTACAAAAGGGATGCGTTCTCTTTTGTACATCATTTCGACCTCTTTCACTTCCATCCTACATTGGCGTAATGACGAGTAACGACTGTTCGACATGCGGCTTTGACGGATCTCATGTAAACGCACAGGATCAATGGTGAGGCCGAATAACTTATCTTTGTTGCGCTTTAGCGCATCAGGGAGTTTTAAATTATCCATGTCATCTTCAGTAAAAGGATAGTTCGCTGCCTTTATACCAAACTGCATTGATAGATACAGGCTTGAAGGGGTTTTACCGCAGCGAGATACTCCGAGTAAAATGAGGTCCGCTTTGTCCATATGTTTCATGGTTTGGCCGTCATCGTTCTCCATTGCGTAGTTAATCGCTTCTATTCGTGCTTCATAACTGTCATTGGTTTTACCATGAGTACGGTGTAAAGCTGGCGTTGCAGGCATGCCTAATTGTTTCTCTAATGGCGCGACAAAGGTGTTCAAAAAGTCATAATCCAAACCTTCACTGCTATAGATGATGTTTCTAATCTCAGCTTTTACGATGGAATGGAAAACCAGAGGCCGTTCACCTGTTGTAATAAAACAATCATTAATTTGTGCCTTAACGGACTCAGCTTTTTTTTCTGTTTCAACGAACGGAATCGTAAGTGCGTCAAATTCAAGGGGAAACTGTGATAAAACTGCATGGCCAAACACTTCTGCTGTGATCGCCGTCCCATCTGAGATATAAAATACTTTACGTAACATTTTGGCCTCTTGTAGTAATAAAATTACAAATAAAATTATACATTTACGCTTGTTGCCGTGGAGTGTAAAATGCCGCTGCTCTCGTGTGAAGAGCCAAACTGAAATATACTTGCGGAGATAGAACTGTGCAGCAATACGTACTCTGGTATCAAGAATTAGGCATGGGTGACGTCAACAAGGTAGGCGGAAAGAACGCTTCTCTTGGTGAGATGATTAGCAATCTTTCAAATGCAGGTGTTCAGGTGCCTGGTGGATTTGCTACAACGTCTTTCGCGTTCAATGAATTCCTTGAACAAAGCGGACTTAACCAGAAGATATACGAAATTCTAGACGTTCTAGATGTAGATGATGTTAACGCACTCGCTACAGCCGGTGCACAGATCAGACAGTGGGTTATCGATACACCATTCCACCCAGCATTTGAGCAAGCAGTTCGTGAGTCTTACGACAAGCTTGCCGCTGAAACCAGCGACGCATCTTTTGCGGTTCGCTCTTCAGCTACTGCAGAAGATATGCCGGATGCATCTTTTGCAGGACAACAAGAAACATTCCTTAACGTTAAAGGTTACGAAGCTGTTTTAGTTGCGACTAAACACGTATTTGCTTCGCTATTTAACGACCGCGCAATTTCTTACCGAGTTCACCAAGGTTATGACCATAAAGGCGTAGCGCTTTCAGCTGGTGTACAACGTATGGTGCGCTCTGACACTGCTGCTTCTGGTGTAATGTTCACTATGGACACTGAGTCTGGCAACAATGACGTGGTATTTATTACTTCTTCATTCGGTCTAGGTGAAATGGTTGTTCAGGGTGCTGTTAACCCAGATGAGTTTTATGTGCACAAGCCATCTTTGGTTGCTGGTCATAAAGCCGTTGTTCGCCGTAATATCGGTAGCAAGCTTATCCAAATGGTTTATTCAGACGATGAATCTCACGGTAAGCAAGTTAAGATTGAAGATATCGCTGCTGACAAGCGTCGTGAATTCTCAATTAATGACGCAGAAGTACAAGAGCTTGCCAAGCAAGCAATGACAATCGAGAAGCACTACGGTCGTCCAATGGACATCGAGTGGGCAAAAGACGGTAACGACGGTAAGTTGTATATTGTTCAAGCTCGCCCTGAAACTGTTCGTTCTCGTGAAGATGTACAGCTTATCGAGCGCTACCATCTTAAAACTAAAGGTGATGTCGTTTGTGAAGGCCGTTCAATCGGTCACAAAATTGGTAAAGGCGTTGCTAAAGTCCTTAAGTCAATTGACGATATGGACCAAATCCAACCGGGCGATGTACTTGTTACTGACATGACAGATCCTGATTGGGAACCTATCATGAAGCGTGCAAGCGCTATTGTGACAAACCGTGGTGGCCGTACATGTCACGCTGCAATTATTGCACGTGAACTCGGTGTTCCAGCGGTTGTTGGTTGTGGCGATGTCACTGAACGTATTAAGAACGGTCAAGAAGTGACTGTCTCTTGTGCTGAAGGTGATACTGGTTTCATCTATAACGGTCTGCAAGATTTCGAAGTGATTTCATCACGTGTTGATTCTATGCCTGATCTGCCAATGAAAGTGATGATGAACGTGGGTAACCCAGACAGAGCATTTGATTTTGCTCGCCTGCCTAATGAAGGTGTTGGTCTGGCGCGTCTTGAGTTCATCATTAACCGTATGATTGGTATTCACCCTAAAGCATTGCTTGAGTTCAACCAGCAAACGGCTGAGCTTCAAGAAGAGATCCACGAGATGATCGCGGGTTATGAATCTCCAGTTGAGTACTATGTTGCTCGCTTGGTTGAAGGTATTGCGACTATCGCTTCTGCGTTCCATCCAAAGAAAGTGATTGTTCGTATGTCTGACTTTAAGTCAAACGAATACGCAAACCTTGTTGGTGGTGACCGTTATGAGCCAGAGGAAGAGAACCCAATGTTGGGCTTCCGTGGTGCAAGCCGTTATATCTCAGAATCGTTCCGTGACTGTTTCGCACTTGAGTGTGAAGCGATTAAGCGAGTACGTAATGACATGGGTCTTAAGAACGTAGAGATCATGATCCCGTTCGTTCGTACCGTAAGCGAAGCTGCGCAAGTTATTGAGCTGCTTAAAGAGGAAGGTCTTGTACGTGGTAAAGATGGCCTCCGCGTTATTATGATGTGTGAGCTTCCATCAAACGCGCTGCTTGCTGATCAGTTCCTTGAGCATTTCGATGGTTTCTCCATTGGCTCAAACGACTTAACGCAGTTAACGTTAGGTCTTGACCGTGACTCCGGCATTATCAGCCATCTATTTGATGAGCGTAATGAGGCAGTAAAAGTACTACTTGCAATGGCCATTAAAGCGGCTAAAGCAAAAGGCGCTTACGTGGGTATTTGTGGTCAAGGTCCTTCAGACCACAATGATTTCGCGGCTTGGTTAGTTGAACAAGGCATCGATACTGTATCGCTAAACCCTGATACCGTTATCGATACTTGGTTATATTTAGCCAAAGCACATAACGAAGCTTAAACGCTAAAATGCGGTGTTAAATCGGTATGATTTAACATTTCATTAAAAAATAAAAAAGCCGCTATTTAGCGGCTTTTTTAATACCCGAACAACTTGGACATGTTCGTTTAAGAGGTATTATACCGATTCCATTCTAGTCGTATTAGGTAGGGGCTTCCTTCTAATACTCTCTGTCAAAAAGAACGCACAGCGACTGCATCTAGCTCTCAGCTCTGATCTACACTCCTGCAGATAACATGTGCAAAGCCTTACTCTATGGGGATTGTTGTCATCTAGAATGCACTTTAGTCTGTAATGTTGATGTTGCAAAGGGATCCCGACCCCCTAATCAATGCAATCTCCAGAGAGGGGGGGATGTCAGTCATGCAGGAGCATATTACTGAAATCGCCTAAAGCGTATAAATTCCCACTGAAGCCTGCATTTTCAAGTAGCTTGGGTATATAATGCTGAGATAAACCTAAGAATAATAATTAACAGAAGCTGCTATGTTACCGAAATTATCTCATCAACAAACGCTTGAACCAATATACCTTTCTTTTTTAACGAGATTAGAAGAGGGAACATTTTCTGGTGATATAGATACTCGCTATAGTGCGCGTCTAGCCCAAGCGACCGATAATTCGGTATATCAATTTTTACCTCAAGCGGTGATATATCCTAAAACGGCTGAGGATGTCCAGCTAGCACTGCAGCTTGCTTATCAAGATGAGTTCTCCAAGGTTGTCTTTAGCGCGAGAGGCGGTGGCACAGGCACCAATGGTCAATCATTAACCCATGGCATTATTGTTGATATGTCACGCTATATGAATCACGTGCTAGAGGTTAATGCGGCTGAAGGCTGGGTAAAAGTGCAGGCGGGTGTGGTTAAAGATGCGCTCAATGATGCATTGCGGCCCCATGGTTTCTTTTTTAGTCCTGACTTATCGACGTCCAATCGTGCGACATTAGGCGGAATGGTCAATACCGACGCCTCGGGCGCCGGTTCACTCGTTTATGGTAAAACCTCAGATCACGTACTCGGGCTAACGAGCATTTTATTTGATGGTAGCGAGCTTCAGACTCAGCCGGTAAGCGAGAGCCAATTAAACGATGTTACATCGATAACCGATAACGTATTAGGACAGCAGCTAATCACCACGATTGCACAAATGTGTAAAGGTAATCGAGAACAGATTGAGCAGCGTTTTCCTAAGTTAAACCGTTTTTTGACCGGTTATGATCTTAAAAATGTTTGGGATGACACCTTAGAGAACTTCGACCTGTCACGTATTTTGACCGGTTCAGAAGGCACATTGGCAGTGATCACCGAAGCCAAGTTGAATATTACCCCGTTACCGACGTGCCGCATGATGGTTAACATCAAGTATGATTCATTTGTATCTGCGTTGCGTCATGCGCCCGATTTAGTCAAAGCCAATGCCACCGTGGTTGAAACGGTCGATTCCAAAGTGCTCAACCTGGCGAAACAGGATATTATTTGGCACTCGGTGTCTTCCTTAATTACCGACGTTCCAGGTAAAGAGATTGACGGCCTAAACATGGTTGAGTTCGCTGGCGAACAAGCCGATGTTGAAGCAAGATTGGCTAAACTTGAAGCCATGTTAACCTCGCAAATGGCCAATAGCGAAGCTGGGCTTTTGGGTTATCAAGTCATTGCTGACAGAAGCAGTATCGATACTATTTATGCGATGCGTAAGAAAGCGGTCGGTTTATTGGGCGCGGCAAAGGGAACTCGCAAGCCGCTCGCATTTGCAGAAGACACCGCTGTACCGCCAGAAAAGCTGGCTGATTATATTATTGAATTTAGAGCGCTGCTCGATAGCCATCAACTGCAGTATGGCATGTTTGGTCATGTCGATGCTGGTGTGTTGCATGTGCGTCCAGCGCTCGATATGTGCGATGTAGAAGATGAAAAACTGCTAAGAACAATCTCTGATCAAGTGGCAGAACTCACGTTGAAATATGGCGGTTTGATGTGGGGAGAGCATGGTAAAGGTGTTCGCGGTGAATACGGACCAGCGGTTTTCGGTGAGCATTTGTATGGTTTGCTCGAAGAGGTTAAAGGTCTGTTTGATCCGCACAATAAGCTCAATCCAGGCAAGTTAGTTGCGCCGAAAAACAGTGGACCGATGATTTACAATGTCGACAGCGTTAAGCGCGGCAGCTTTGATAGACAAATCCCGATCCAAACCCGAAACGTTTTTCCTGATGTGATGAACTGCAATGGTAATGGCTTGTGCTTTAACTACAGCGCCTATTCGCCAATGTGTCCATCGTTCAAAGTCACAGGTGACCGAGTTCAGTCACCCAAAGGCCGTGCAGGACTCATGCGTGAATGGCTGCGACTGCTTGAAGCTGAAGGCATAGATGTCAACGAGCTGACTCGCTCTAAGCCGTTAGGTTGGCTGCAACGAGCGCAGAATTCATTAAAAAGTGATAAAGAGTATGACTATTCACATGAGGTGATGGAGTCTCTTAAAGGCTGTTTGGCGTGTAAAGCTTGCTCAAGTCAGTGCCCCGTTAAAGTGGACGTACCCAAATTTAGAGCGCAGTTTTTTGATATTTACTACAAGCGTTATCTGCGTCCCGCAAAAGATTACTTAGTCGCAGGCATTGAAGACTCGCTGCCCTTAATGGCTAACGCGCCAAGACTGGTGAATGCGGTATCGCAAAATAGCTTAA from Shewanella sp. Choline-02u-19 encodes:
- a CDS encoding response regulator transcription factor, producing MKPENLNIIIADDHPLFRNALRQALSSAFTNTQWFEADSADALQKLLDNKDIEYDVVLLDLQMPGSHGYSTLIHLRTHYQELPVVVISAHEDNTTISRAIHYGSSGFIPKSSSMETLATALEAVLFGDVWLPEGVELKEVSDDGTDQVASKLSDLTPQQYKVLQMFAEGLLNKQIAYDLGVSEATIKAHATAIFRKLGVRNRTQAVIALQQLEMEKVDL
- a CDS encoding GNAT family N-acetyltransferase, which gives rise to MHQIKRKDKLSQQEQSTIWDGIEGFSQTQVPATGRYELAFLLRDSDGLLLGGVQGNYDNFGWLWIDSLWVSAALRGQGYGIRLLNEIESEARINGCKNSHLTSFSYQAVDFYKQQGYRVFGELEDYLPGHSRCWLRKNLV
- a CDS encoding 3-deoxy-7-phosphoheptulonate synthase, encoding MTIKTDELRTSLLCKVISPAQLASEYPLTQDAADYLVEQRREVEAIINGEDQRLLVIIGPCSIHDTEAALEYAQRLAKLHQQYKDDLCILMRVYFEKPRTTVGWKGLISDPDLDGSFSPNKGLRKARHLLQQISELKLPIATEFLDMVNGQYIADLITWGAIGARTTESQIHREMASALSCPVGFKNGTDGNIDIAVDAVRAAQAPHIFYSPDKDGAMAVYRTHGNPFGHIILRGGKQPNYHAADIEKVATQLNSVGVTQRIVVDFSHGNSQKKHKQQFDVAESIMQQMSEGSTAIAGIMAESFIEEGNQKVVAGESLIYGKSITDACIHWEDSEVLLRDLAKASRARIELLKK
- a CDS encoding NAD(P)/FAD-dependent oxidoreductase; translated protein: MPEPRCNSYYNATITDETDYPQLEGDIRVDVVIVGGGFTGVATAVELCEKGYKVAIVEANKVGWGATGRNGGQVTGSLSGDAAMTKQLKNKVGAEAEDFVWNMRWRGHEIIKARVKKYAIECDLKFGHLHTAYKASHIDELKQTFDEGCRRGMESELALLSKEQLPDYINTPLYHAGLLNKRNMHLHSVNLCIGEARAAESMGALIFEGSAVLNIEDGILATVTTAKGKITANSVVLAGNAYHKLARKKLRGMLFPASLGNCATAQLTPEQAKNLIPKDVAVYDTRFVLDYYRLTADNRLMFGGGTNYSGRDSKDVAKALRPAIERTFPQLKGVEIEYQWTGMAGIVLNRIPQLGKASANVFYCQGYSGHGVATSHIMGEIMANAVVGELQEFSLFAEMSHLRIPVNEWVGNQALALGMMYYKVMENFR
- a CDS encoding acyl-CoA thioesterase, producing MPLTQTPTQFSDAMSLRIEQSEARVIKAVFPSITNHHNTLFGGEALSWMDETAFIAATRFCRKTLVTVSSDKIDFNKAIPAGSLAEIIARVVHVGNTSIKVEVNIFVEDMYRDHREHAIRGVFTFVAVDDERKPTKVWTPK
- the ppsR gene encoding posphoenolpyruvate synthetase regulatory kinase/phosphorylase PpsR, whose product is MLRKVFYISDGTAITAEVFGHAVLSQFPLEFDALTIPFVETEKKAESVKAQINDCFITTGERPLVFHSIVKAEIRNIIYSSEGLDYDFLNTFVAPLEKQLGMPATPALHRTHGKTNDSYEARIEAINYAMENDDGQTMKHMDKADLILLGVSRCGKTPSSLYLSMQFGIKAANYPFTEDDMDNLKLPDALKRNKDKLFGLTIDPVRLHEIRQSRMSNSRYSSLRQCRMEVKEVEMMYKRERIPFVNTTNHSVEEIATKILEATSLERHMF
- the ppsA gene encoding phosphoenolpyruvate synthase, whose amino-acid sequence is MQQYVLWYQELGMGDVNKVGGKNASLGEMISNLSNAGVQVPGGFATTSFAFNEFLEQSGLNQKIYEILDVLDVDDVNALATAGAQIRQWVIDTPFHPAFEQAVRESYDKLAAETSDASFAVRSSATAEDMPDASFAGQQETFLNVKGYEAVLVATKHVFASLFNDRAISYRVHQGYDHKGVALSAGVQRMVRSDTAASGVMFTMDTESGNNDVVFITSSFGLGEMVVQGAVNPDEFYVHKPSLVAGHKAVVRRNIGSKLIQMVYSDDESHGKQVKIEDIAADKRREFSINDAEVQELAKQAMTIEKHYGRPMDIEWAKDGNDGKLYIVQARPETVRSREDVQLIERYHLKTKGDVVCEGRSIGHKIGKGVAKVLKSIDDMDQIQPGDVLVTDMTDPDWEPIMKRASAIVTNRGGRTCHAAIIARELGVPAVVGCGDVTERIKNGQEVTVSCAEGDTGFIYNGLQDFEVISSRVDSMPDLPMKVMMNVGNPDRAFDFARLPNEGVGLARLEFIINRMIGIHPKALLEFNQQTAELQEEIHEMIAGYESPVEYYVARLVEGIATIASAFHPKKVIVRMSDFKSNEYANLVGGDRYEPEEENPMLGFRGASRYISESFRDCFALECEAIKRVRNDMGLKNVEIMIPFVRTVSEAAQVIELLKEEGLVRGKDGLRVIMMCELPSNALLADQFLEHFDGFSIGSNDLTQLTLGLDRDSGIISHLFDERNEAVKVLLAMAIKAAKAKGAYVGICGQGPSDHNDFAAWLVEQGIDTVSLNPDTVIDTWLYLAKAHNEA